cgctataatgcgtgtaaAATAtggcaccattgagtagcctatgcgaaatagcttTAAAATCGTTCCGGCGCCACTCTCTTGACAGGCTATGGACAACAGGCTGGTTGAAACAATAGCAAAGTATGCATATGTTGCACAGAATTTACAATTAAATTGAGCTTTTGAGCTTTTACGGTAGGACTAGGCAGGCATGTTGCTAGGAGCTCAACATTGGAGACTTAAGCCCAGACATGAAATGTCCTATGTAAGAGGGGATTCAGGGGTTTCTCCCCCGAGAAATGTTTAAAAGTTGGTCACGCAACTCCTAGGCCTACCCAAAATGGACAGGATGTGGACAGGAAGGAAATGAAAGACTGTGTTGACAAGATCAACGAATTACTGCGTACAACACGCAAGACTTCCCAATCCCAAGGATTCTCTCTGCTGTAAATTTAAAAGCCTTTAGCCTTATGAACATTTTATTATTGTCGACACTTTATTATTGCCATTTATTGACATTTGTACTTTTGCATTGTTTACTTTGACactttgtaggctacttttgtaTTGTTTACTGGACCAAATAAAAGTCCTCTTCCTTTTCACACCAACCTCTGCTTGCTTAAAATAGACCACCAGTCACGGTTACCCTTTAAacctgagagaggaggaaaagggcgCGCACGGGTAGGCCCGAAACATTAAGTAATAGATTCAAAATAGGATTTCGTTCCCTTCCAGTAAAAAAGTAATCCAATGCAGATGTAAATTAGGTAAATAATGCAACTTTAACAAAACCGAACTCTGGGATTTATTTGAAagtttattttgaagtgtttcaGATTTGCATGATTCAAATGTCACTACCAAGGCAGGCTACTTGCTGTaggatttaatattttttatacagaatgttctttctatccataatcataagtctttcttcagtgaattagcaagataccatcagaagccaacaatcataaaacacaacacatgtcttgccatctctctccccctcgcatgaagctgtctgcgtgttgtaggctagatttgcatgagttctttctatctgctttactttttaTGAAGTTAaacgaccacctaggctatgttataggcgttctatgaggtaccagtgtttagctgtgtcacaaaacaataagctttgtcagactacttttaaaatgatattcagggctatatacattttaaacattcggggctgaagacccgacaaggccttgcgttaattcttcaggtgggaagtgccAGGAATTTTATTACGAGAGATGCTCTCATTGGTGGTAAGGATATGGAGTAggggattgacagcaacatagccaatcacattatgagagatgctgaatttaacatcaattgccatgtttgattttaaattaatgtaaatttagctgggaatgtaagctggcacacgtgggtgctcgatatTTTCTGTGGGTGCTCGAGCGACGGAGCatccacggtatcggcgcctatgagcCAGAGGGAAGAACCGGGACGAattaaacactttttaattaaacgtaatttacaaagacatcgtaaaacactgaaagttaatattttgtcactagcaacatacatctgtcatttgtcaaatacagtagCATGtatagctctgaacaaaaccgttcaagagttatttaaggagaagtcaaacgtgtgttttgtttcattcgtccctcctggctgggagcctgggacaaatgaaacagcatgggggacaaattaaacatcctACAGCTTAAAtcatgtaaacttcccacaacttcaatatttgacaacatatcataaatggtacttcaagtatgtgtcattttagatagattgctgctgggctatatgtcttggttcatgtctgttaacaattCATTGCAGTCATGGTGAAgcgtagcctagaaatctagacgcaccctagcggcggcaaattaatttgctcagcagcggcggcaaattaatttgctcagcctgtacgtctagtatcaaaccatagggatttctattggctaacaccgtggatgttattcaatcacagcgctctattttattagagagtcttaaggcgggcttaacaggataacgacagtcctgcgacggtgaacaacaaggaaggtggctatggcgaacgaagagcggttgtttgaatcggcgttggcgtcaactttggagaagttggacttgtgcttttctttgaaagttgagcaacacaatgcacttaagtcattcctttcgaagaaggatgtatttgccgttttgccgaccggataatggatatggtcgtaagcgctggcctattgcatgcctaggtagtttgaaagacaattctctgcccgccccttggattaagcaaggtgaatggttcgatgccagactatacatttcaatgatataggatggcccgccaggctaggtgAAGCGCGTAGccgtagcctatctcgcggttgcatccattacaaacaaacatgcaatgtgaacgtctgggaccctgtgacgtaacaacaaaaacacgttgctcgCGTGCGCAAAAAACATGgcagacatttgtttttttgtcagcagaaagtgaagaattctgaaaggttttgGTACTAATATCTTTTCAAATTAAGTTTCGggtggaaaagttgtgttttattttcataatctttgttcagtgaaaacatccaaccgtcagtttgttagttaacaaaAATTTCATGATTATGACACTCAGGCCTATTAATAACTCTAATCTGAATGTAAAGCAGTCCTGTGTAAAGCATTCTGACAGAGGTGTagggtgtaaatagcacacATTACCAGACATAGGgagactcgagtcacatgacttgactcgagtcagactcgagtcactttttttaagacttgagacttgcttgatcaacatgtataaaagactcgacttgactttgacttgctattcatgacttgagacttgacttagacttgagacaaatgacttgaaattacttgactttttatttatttcatagatattaaggagttaactttacgattttagaaaatctgcttaggtgcTGTTGCATGCGTCACACGAGCAACCTGTCATTGTACCAAGTGATGCGACAGAGCAACAGCAAGTGGcagatcaaatgagacagactgaggtaggctaacttgcaaatatggaaggctctacATTTATACCgaaacataataatgtttggcttcacagatgatgtaatctgacaagtcaaaggagaaatgaacagcagtctgcaagtttgcaaaatagcgacataatcaccaccacgttgattttcatccgaagttagtcgtgttagaaacctaatgtcaaatttgaggcatgttaagggttggctttgaatctattatgctttttagttaacACCATATTAGGTTAAAAAGATTGAAAtagcaaagtgaaacattttcttgtctaagtttAATCTATATATATAGCGAAAATGTTCCCAATGTAATCTAAAGTaagcgcctctctttctccctccctcaaaCACGTCCCTGTTTCATACGTTAcagcctagtagtaggctaacaacagtaagtaggcctagctaacAGCCAGCAATTAGCATAGAAAAGTAGCTTATTtcacatgttaggcttatgtataatatgatatagtATTGACGGTCCTAAACCCTCCTAAAACCCATTGCGCTGTCGCGCTTGTCAAAGTTTGGCAGTGACGTCGGCGGCAACGTTtgatgacttgacttgcttgactgtcacaaaaaatgacttggacttgcttgagacttgaaggttaagacttgagacttgcttgtgacttgcacatgtgtgacttactcccacctctgcACATTACTATATACACCAGAGTAGGAATAGCATCCATTTCTAATTATAcagtgatgcaaacagcataccttattcagagtgtctatttgcacccctggtacgaatagcagAGTCCACACAGCTTAATTATATGGTGTGATCAATATGCTAGGGTAAATGCACAaaggtgcaaatagcatacactgatatttgtaccagacagggtattaatagaacacattgctgtgtgcatcaGGGTACAAGTACcgtacattgatatttgtatcagacagggtattaatagaacacattgctgtgtgcaccacggtacgaatagcattcacttctaattgtataagtatatatactcttttgatcccgtgagggaaacaGCACCAGGGTAAGTATAGAATACACTgttaattgtaccaggggtgcaaatagcctcacccagtgcttaagacacccttggccttttctcatatctataagaataaaataggcaTACATATCACTCTGGgcctattttgttccaacagtagactTAATATGCAAAAACCTAATGCCAACAGTCTGACTGAATATGAATAGtattataacaaaataataataatttgtgcatcgttttagcagcaagggccaacttattctttaaagcaacaccaaagagctttttgtaccttaaaataatgtttccaaaatcgtttcagtggttcatcaacttgtaacttctgcattcgcttcgcagccctctatcggctataaccgcactatgtgccagatcgggtagcggatctgtagtccgatggaatgagacataagaaactacaaatttgacttgcgtttgatgtcgcaatacatcgtactttcataaatcatgcaacatattctaccttgtctgtggacattgttatttgcaaagccggtgctggataaacaaatagcgtgcgtgcgacagaggggaAGTTCTTTGGTATTGCTTTAACAATAAAGGTTTTATCAgggatttcaggcccaaaaaaggcccaaacataaatgatcacattcatctaatctttcctaacgatccgctagctgtctgccccattaGGAGGCTGTCAAAAAActgcgtctctgtaggcagccgaggctccgagatctgtacacaaaaacaattgctaccatcaagggttggcaacccactcaaaggcaaaagaaagtgtttcaaccaataaccgacgagatgcgcgtttaggagagttttaattgcacaggagggagggggagggagtagcgagctagctctctgttttgtttgaacatcaataGAAGTGACGTAttcccgctatcgctgatacaacctttaaagtgatggttcggagtaatttcaccctagggtcctttgcaccaagACCTCGAggcaaacaccctcccagaagctcttttcccttggtcgaacattggtcgagtagcgctgtcaggcGAATACAGAAATGAATGGCTTGTGCATTGTgagtatctcgtaaattactagagatgcaccgatagatcggctggtgaccggaatcggccgattttcacgtgatcggccatgaccggccagtcagtctgagacatgccgattttatgcGGTCAAATACACTTTCGTCGCGCCCgcaattgtaacaacacccagctgagtttgcaaagtttgaagaagctagcaaccaggccaacactcagggctggatgtagggctacaaagaaagcgctaataggctactgagtttttctatgcagcaaacgctgtgctttaccattggcctactgcgtggaatttactaagctgtcacttcattaggctacgtaaacatcgctcatcaccgcccgtcactgccgctaattgcgtgcccacagctgaaccacaagcctgctgaacggagataaacaactgcgacattaaaaataatcaaagatgtcaacaagcagcgacatacagtagccctagtagttctacttaactgaaaaaaaatactctaactatttactgcacgtagactagggctatgtcttaaaataccctagtctagcagattgagaagtggatgtcgtgaaagtgaacaaacgatagcctattagaaaggcaaacaaacgttaaagttgcttttgacatagcctacaatgaagaaaactgatgctctgaatactgaatcagtcgtctctgaaagtttctatagcctaattgatgcatttaatcggaatttggatttaaatctttcaccgcaaaacagacgtgcactgttttcatatggtggagcacctaatcgttattagcacttctcccctgtgtttgcgtgatagcctaggctgctaccacttttccctcgccctcccataaattcatcaatgcatatgaaaatatgttacatggtagtatgttcaaatgtatcatgaaaattgttcttaaatctttagttggatattggatgtgagaagcataaaatgggtgttccataacttaacttaatccataatttgatactgcatctgaagttagacttgaaaaagaatctgtctgctcaccggttccattttttttaacagccatttcatcattgataagttgattacatcgcctatattaacatgttctatcaaagaaaagatagaaaataactatttgtgtgtgtgctgtaaaatggttagaagaaatgaaatcagaatcggctaaaatcggtatcggcaggtcaaactctatgaaaaatcggtatcggcccagaaaatttcaatcggtgcatctctataaATTATCctactaataatgccctgaatggtacgacacttctacagtagtacaaatatgttctgtactcataaaacgaggcattggaaagtttgtaagtacaccaggagtttatttaaataacacttgcctgatggcttCTACTCTCTGCTGCTATTTACCGCTGCGGCGACGTTACTTCcatgatttgggaaaagcctgtaaaagtcctggcaggaagcgattacataAAGGTTTTTTGGTGTAtccagttttttattttttttaaaaaagggtttACAACTTAGGGTTAAAattattgttgcaaactggtactacaaacAAAACATCCTTATGCATCGgaggaataaaaatcatctTCAtgccttaattttttttttttttaaattaggaaaaatccaacctttcaggacaccaattttctttgtgaatgaataatgttttttaaataaataaatgttcttccttaaaatacaggagaCATACAcactatgttaaattcccatagagacaggcagattttttatttttaaaggccagttatttcatggatccaggatactatgcatcctgataaagttcccttggcctttggaattaaaatagctccACATCAtaacatacccttcaccatacctagagattggcatagttttatttcaggtagcctaatagctggtttgatttgcattgagagatgatcacacatgaacacacacatttacatacacaactattctaagagtaggggatggagtaagagatggagataaattgagaatgtgcaggactgagcggcggtcatattttgttatttttagtTCTATTTCATATAGTCATGTTCTTATTTCTTTTTAGGAGTTGATTTTTCCCTGGGGAAGATGGATGGTGAGCTGCTGCCTTTCCTCCTGGGGATAAAAAATGTTTCAAGGGGAATGTTCAGCACTCCAAATAGCCTTCTTCATCCTCAGCTGTCATCCTCAGCCATCGAGCCCCTGCTACAGACCATATGTCATCACTCACACTGCTCCATCCTGGCTGGAAAGACTCTGCTGTTTATCGGAGCAGGGGAGTCAAAAAAACTTGGAGTCTTCGTCACAGCCAAGCAATATGGCATTAAGGTAGATGAAATGAATATGATACTGTTTTTTAAAGAGACTGTGACCTTTACAATATCAAACCTAATTGTAAGTTAATGTATAATATGTTCGAAACAATGAATTTAAACTTAACTGACGCTTTCTCTTACCAGAGTATTCTTGTCTGCAACAATGAGCGACACCCTGCATCCGACTATGTCTCAGAATATTTGGTCTACGACTACATGGATCACACACAAGATGAAGTCCACACTGAGAACATTGTGTCCCTCCTGGAAAAAAAGGGTTTGCAACCAGATGGCTGTCTAACATTCATCTGCAAAAACACAATTCTCTGTGCTTTGGTGAGGGCCAAACTGGGCCTGCCTGGAGATACAGTGGAGGCCATCTCCATTGCCAAGAGGAAGAGCCACACCCAGAATCATCTGGCTGCCGTAGATCAGGGCTGGTGTCACCTCCCTGCCCCTAGGCAGTATACCGTCCGTTCTGAAAACTTTGAGGACCTGACTGATCTCACCAGAACTGCCGAATCTTTTGGATTTCCTGCTGTGGTGAAGCAAGAGTATGGAGCTGGTTCTGTTTCTGTGAAACTGGTGGAAAATGCTCAACAGTGTGAGGAGTATGTCCAAGAAATGACGGCTCTAAAAACCTTGGATCCTAATGATGGCTTTGATTCCAGACCTATGATTATGGAGTTTCTAGAAGGTGTTAAGTATGTGGTGGACTTGGCAATCTTTGAAGGAAGGCTGCTCTTGGCCTTCGTGTCCTGGTGTGGTCCTTCTGTCTTGCCGTACTTCATCAGCTCCTCCCATCTTATGCCCTCTGGTGTCAGCCAGGAGAAGGAGGCCCAGATGGTGGCTGCTGCCTATCAGAGCTGCCTCCACTGTGGTCTGGAGAATGGAGTCTACAATGTTGACCTCAAACTCACTGACCATGGGCCCAAACTCATAGAAATCAATCCACGCACTGGGGGGAACTTTCTTCCCACTTGGATAAAGGAAGTATATGGTGTTGATATCTTCACAGTTGCTTTCCTGATCGCCTGCAACATACAGCCTCAGGTTTGGACACCTCAACCAAGAGGATACTCTGTTGGCATATCTTGTCCGATAAAGCAGCACTTTCGTGCCAAGGAGAAGACACCGGAATTTGATGTCATTCTGAATAGTTTGATTATCAAAGGTCTTGTGAAATCTAGCATGATAACCGATGTTAAGGATTACACTGCACCTGTCGCCACCCTTAACCTGTCAAGTTTCAGTAAGAAAAGAGAAGATGCCATCAACAACATCCTACTGGCTTCCCAAATGCTATGCATAGACTCTGAAGATTATCCTGTAAGGTACTTCTTGGAACCTTTCATGTAGTTTTTCATAGTTTCATAGGGCATTTGTAGCCTGGAGGACCAGACCCAatctgaaagattaagg
The Alosa alosa isolate M-15738 ecotype Scorff River chromosome 21, AALO_Geno_1.1, whole genome shotgun sequence genome window above contains:
- the LOC125286064 gene encoding carnosine synthase 1-like — translated: MDSFLPQSYSTLQQILCELALPKTRDRTQNPRKDVGRCDVIICVMASPDKYLSLLLAGGKKCPGRMLLCLCPSWVCRSPSNTQSGLFSLFILKAVTFEAGGYTYLDTFGSPCRVMYLLEDGSMGPSVGEGLDCLTCSSPQLNTLTEDVLLNYQLLGGKGVPLPPMLALSYRPPEGLVSSHPSLMLHPTQEKEDLQESMEKVISDFLQQPEVQGSDKVLVQLSTSGWGSQESAAVLRREDREGLLRAAAALVPQMREGEAILLTACYPSIQPLQRTMVKNSLFKEPTVKKEQLFLHINAQVCRTPDDQPQVTQMLCWVDRAETHPRAGPSRLQSLEETLRDWGLSQLDDIISSLEKWAKTALQAIMDHQSELEVTKKGGLHARTDLIGVDFSLGKMDGELLPFLLGIKNVSRGMFSTPNSLLHPQLSSSAIEPLLQTICHHSHCSILAGKTLLFIGAGESKKLGVFVTAKQYGIKSILVCNNERHPASDYVSEYLVYDYMDHTQDEVHTENIVSLLEKKGLQPDGCLTFICKNTILCALVRAKLGLPGDTVEAISIAKRKSHTQNHLAAVDQGWCHLPAPRQYTVRSENFEDLTDLTRTAESFGFPAVVKQEYGAGSVSVKLVENAQQCEEYVQEMTALKTLDPNDGFDSRPMIMEFLEGVKYVVDLAIFEGRLLLAFVSWCGPSVLPYFISSSHLMPSGVSQEKEAQMVAAAYQSCLHCGLENGVYNVDLKLTDHGPKLIEINPRTGGNFLPTWIKEVYGVDIFTVAFLIACNIQPQVWTPQPRGYSVGISCPIKQHFRAKEKTPEFDVILNSLIIKGLVKSSMITDVKDYTAPVATLNLSSFSKKREDAINNILLASQMLCIDSEDYPVRYFLEPFM